AACTCTGAGTAGGAAGTTTCGTCTCGAGCCTTACTGCACAGTGTTCCAGGCAGAGTTGTATGCAATCCTTAAAGCAACAGAAGTGGCTTTAAAAGCCAAGGACagctctgtgaatatcctcagTGACTCCAGGTCCTCCTTAGAAATGCTGAGCAACGGAACCTTCCACCCCTTGGCATTTGAAATAAGAAGAAACTTAGCTCTTCTTAGGGCAAAGAATAAGAGGGTCAGCCTCTTCTGGGTGCGAGCTCATGTAGGGGTGGCCGGGAATGAAAGGGCCGACTTCTTGGCCAGGGAGGCTGTCACAAAGCTCAAGACCAGGCCGGCTTATGACAGTTGTCCAATTTCATATATAAAGAGATGCATAAGGGAGGACACTGTCATGAAATGGTCTGAGCGTTACAGGGAGGGTGTGACAGCGTCCGTGACCAAGACATTCCTGCCGTCAGTTGAAAAGGCACAtaaaattttgaagaaaattaaGCTCACACCCCTTTTGGTCCAAATATTCAGCGGACATGGCGGGTTTTCGGAGTACCTACACAGGTTTAAGTGTAAAGACGGTCCTGGCTGTGTCTGTGATGAAACGGTCGATGAATCAATATTGCACTTACTCATCGACTGTCCACAGCACAGCCGAATCCGAGAGGACCTCCACCAACAAATTAGGGTGGAACTGTGTAGGGACTCCGTCCCCGCCATTCTGGAGTGCGACGCAAGTCGGAGCTTATTCCTGCtattttgctctaaaatagCAGGAATAGCTATTAAGAGGAATAGAACAGAGTGACAAGGACACAATGTTGTCCAGTATTATAGAATACGACGATTAACATGGGTCCAAATTAAACTGTTCTGTTCCTTTCAAACAGTCGCGAAATTCGCACAAAATTTGACAAaactaaatattgaaaaagGTCTCTGACATTATGTCAGGGGAGAAGCCGCCGCTAAATAGAATCTGGAAAgatctatttattaataaaaaaaaaaaaaaaaaaaaaacctaacctaacctaacctaacctaacctaacctaacctaaccagtGCTATAAAGTGGCGAAAAGTGATTGAAAATTGGTGCAAAACTGGAAGTGCAGCGATCGAAAAACcgcaaagtttaaaaaatttcaaactttgACGGCGAACGCTGCCTAAATACGATCGACGACCTACCACTTTCACTACGCCGTTCGACGCGCCTCACCGAGCTCTACAAGGGGACACCTCACTTGGATTTTTTCCGCGCATGCGCGCGGAGAAAACAcggaaaaactgaaaaccacGTGGCCACGTGTTTGTACTTCCCGACATCAGAGGGCGCTGCTGCCTGCCTCTATCAACGGAGTACAACGTGAGCTGCTCGGCGACACATCGAGCGTCTACTAAAGTTAAGTGGTTGCAGAGTTATTGCACtctaaagttttacaaaaatttcaaaattaatttcactAAAATCTAGATCGACACCCCCCCCTTTATTTTTGGTTAAATTGTAAAGATCaattaactttatttgtattctaaatttcaaaattttttgctcagtaatttttaagttacgattttttgaaatttaggGGTTGACACGTGGTTGTTGAAATAAGGGTGCAACAGCTCTGCAACTAATCGGTAAAAATAGTATTTAGATAGGTTAGGCCCTGTAAATTATCGCTAGTTTCAAAAATTttttataagtaattttaattgtgAATTTAGTTAAAAACTTAAGGTTTTTCAACCCCTAAAAATCGGGGGTTGCTCATACAACTACCCCATTAACGAAATTGAATAGGTCTTTATAAGACCTATCAAACAAGCCCAAACACGGGCAGTTTAGGTTGAAAACTGCCGAAATTGGGCCTTCTGTCCAAAGTGGCGGCCATATTGGCGGCCATCTTGGAAAACTTCAAAAGGGCATAACTTCGGTCTGAGACGACGCTAAGGGCTGCGGTTTCCTTTGGGCACCCTATCGTGGCGAGCTCAACAACTTGTACCGGCTTGGGACCCTGGATAGAGTCGACCCCCTAACCTGGTTTTTTAGTCCGGTTAACACATAGCCTGTAAAAAGACGACCACGGCGAGCCGTCGCACGCATATATCCGCCCGGTAGTTCCCGAgatattaattttcaaagttcagTCTAGACATAGGCAACAGTTTGGTCGGCCATCTTGAAAAAACTTAAAGTTGGATATCTCGGGAACTATTGGTCGTAGCGCGTAGCGGTTTTCTTTGTTGACTAGCCCTCCTCAAGGGCTATCTACTGACACCAGAAGGGCGACTCTACCCAGGGTCAAAGTGGAGTTGAGCTCTACAAAATCGCGGAGACTGTTTGTAATTAGGATTAGGTTGACGAAATCGTGGTGAGCTCTACCGCAGGTGCCGGTTCTGGACTCTAGGTAGAGTCTGTACCTAAACCCTAGAGCCGGTATCGGTGAACACATAGCTTGTAACGAGACAAGCACGGAGAGCCGTCGCACACATCTCTGCGACCGGCGGTTCCCGAGATATTGAATTTAGAAGATCCAGGCAACAATTAAGTCCGCCATcttgaaaaattttaaaagttggATATCCCGGCAACCGTTGGTCGTAGAGAACTGCGGTTTTCACGGCTGACCAGCCCACGACGAGGGCTATCGATCGGTACTGGACGGGCGGCTCTAGCTAGAGTCAAGGTAGAGTCAATCTCTACCAAGCAGCGAAAGTAGTTTTTTTGACTAAGCAGATTTTGACTGCTAGTTAGTCAGTAGTAGGCTTTTGACAGTTGGAGGCCCCTTACACCTCCAACTTTTTCAAACTTGTTTAAAGtagttttaagtaaaattgGACAAAACTCCCGTTGTATTGTAATAGCAACTTGACTTGGGCAGCTTTTTACACTGCTCAAACTAGTTTTAAATCTACACTCAGTTTAAGTTTATTGACTTGAGCAGCTTTTTACACTGCTCAAATTAGTTTCTGATACTTTTGTCTAGCATATTATCGACTTGAGCAGCTTTTACACTGCCCAACCTAGTCTTAAATTGTATAACTAGTTTTAGTATTTCATTGACTTGGGCGGCTTTTACACCACCCaatagtataggtataaattGACGAAGGTAGGCCCTTTACACCTCCATAAATTAACCGAGATTACAGGCCCTTTACACCTAACATTTCGTCGACAAGGCTAGGTTAAACTTGATTTTCTTTGTTCCCTGACGTATACTCATCCCAACATAAAATGCTGGGTCTCCGGACACCCGTAAAAACGCCAAGGCAGAGCCTAGACGCTGCAAAGGCGCCTCTTCACACAAGTAAGGAACTGGTCGAGCCCGGCCAGACACCGGAAGtgggtgcagtggtaagcgaccCCAGCCTGCCTCCCTCAAAGGACGATCCAACGAACTCCTCTCAGCCAAGCACGCAGGACAAAACACCGCAAGGCGAAGGGCCAGCGCCTCGGAGGATCGGCGCACCTCTGGACCAGACATTCCAAAAGCTCGGTTCCCCCGAGCCAGAAACAACAAAGCTAAAGGGAAGGGCTGCGGAGGCAAAAGCGTGTCTTATGAAAGCAAAACTCCAGCTAAATAATTCCCGCAACCTAAAGGCGGAAATAAAGACCGAGGTGATCTGGGCAATTGAAAAGTTGTACCGCCTGGTGAAAGAATCTGAGGCGGCTGGACTCCGACTCACCCAAACGACCGGAAACGACCACAATAAACCCAAGGAGCTACCAAAAGTGACACAACAGAGTGCAAGTGCGAAAATCGCAGCGAACACGAAGGGTGACGCAGCCGAGCTGACTCGGGCGCTGGAAGAGCACAAAAAACTCGTCCAGGAGAACACAGCACAAATGAAGCTGTTAAAGGTTCACCTGGACAAGAACGCCTCTGTCGCCCGTGCAGCTCCTCTGCCCCACGCAAATGACGCTCTGGTCGTGGAGGTCAGATCCGAACTGCAACAGCAGAAGGAGGTGGCGTCCGCGACCAGGGACGACCTGGGAGCCCTAAAAGACCAAGTGTCGCACCTCAGCAAAAACATCCAAGAGAGGATAGCCGTCACATACGCAAATGTGGCAGCCGGCGCCCCAAGGAAACGCGGTCTGGAGCTGCCTCAATCTTTCCACTCGATGGTGGTGTCTTCGGTCGACGCTCACGACAAAAGCGAAGACATAATTGACAAAATAAGAACTGCCGTGAACGCGAAGACATCCGGCGTGCGAGTGGACAGGTTGAGAAAAGCCAAAGATCAAAAGGTAgtgctgggctgccagtcgcgagaagAGCTCGCTAGAGTAGTAGAGAAATTGAAGACTGGCAGCCCAACACTCCTGACGCAGGAGGTGGAAAATAGGGATCCGCTTGTAGTCCTGCTAAACGTCCTTAGCATCAATACCGACGAGGACATATTGGGTGCCCTAAAGCGGCAAAACGGGAACGTGCTGGGGACGATACCGGACGATGAATATAGGGCAAGCGTGAGGTACCGAAGAAGAGCCAGGAATCCGCTCGAGAATCATGTGGTTTTGCAGGTGTCGCCGCAAGTATGGCAGCAAGTCACAGCCGTGGGAAAGGTCCACATAGATCTGCAGCGGGTGGTGGCTAAAGATCAGTCCCCACTGGTTACCTGCTCCAGGTGTCTGGGCTACGGGCACGGTCGTAGGACCTGCGAGGCGTCCGTAGACACCTGCAGCCACTGCACGGGTCCGCACCTGCGTAGTGAGTGCCCGGCGTGGAAGGCTGGAGATCGACCCACGTGTTGCAACTGCCAGAGCAGCCGACTAGATCGGACAGATCACAATAGTTTTGACAATAGCTGTCCGATAAGGAAGAAATGGGACGCTCTGGCAAGGGCGAAGGTGGCCTATTGCTAAGGGCGCACCCGGGGACGCCATGGCACTCCATTTCTTCCAGGTAAATTTACAACGTAAAAAACTAGCACTAAACGAGCTGCTGCTCGAGTCGGAGAAATACGGAGCTCAGGTGGCGCTGGTGCAGGAACCGTATGTCGGAAGAGAGGGCAGGGTTTCGGGTCGGACGGGGACCAGGGTCTTCCAAAGCGCTGACAACGGGGAGGGTACGGTGAAGGCCgcaataattgtttttaatgtggaCCACAACGGCATCTCTTTTAAATTACATCTAAAACGGGTCAGATATAACTACATCAAGCACACAACACGAACATATAACACACGGAAAGCCAATTGGAGCCAGTTTCATGAGAAACCGGGCCAAATTTTGCAAACCAAAAACATTACAGTCACACACATTCAAAACACCACTACAGCTACACAACTAGATCATAGCATACACGAACTTATGCAGTCACTGACCGAAGCGAGCGAACATGCAATTCCCAAAATTGGGAGAAAATATACACTTACGCTGCCGTGGTGGTCAGAGGAGTTGGCGAAGTTGAAGCGTGAGGTGGCCACCGGAAAGAGGAGGATCCGGCGTGCGGCATCGATCCGACGTTCAAAGGTAGTCGAAGAATACCTGGAGGCCAAGACAAAACATGAGACCGAGGAACAGACACTCCGGAAAGACGCTTTGATACAAAGCAAACGTATAAGTTTATTCTGCATCAAAGCTGAAAGGTCAACGAAAGGAACAGAGCCAAATAAAAAGGCCCAATGTTGTTTAGTATTGTTGAATACGCAAATTAACATGGACGAAAATCAAATGGCTCTGTTCCTTTCGATATGGAAAAAACTCGAtgtcatataaaatgtatatatataataagacAGAAATTGTAAACAAGATTGtattaaagattaaaataaaataatagaataaaaataataaaaacccctTTAAAAAATAGTCTAGCATAGGAGGGGAACCCACCCGTCGTATGAAAGAGGATGTATGAAAGAAAGAACTGGTATGAAGAATGAAAGTGCGAGAAGTAAAAAAGCGAGAACTGGCATGGAAGATTCAAAATTTAGCAAACAATGTCTCTAATCACGTTAGAGGAACCTAGCcatataacctaacctaaccgatagatttgcttaaagaaactgcataaatcctgcgtcgttgtcccggttcttcgaattttcacgtgaaaatctctcagggcgttgctttccaccggccccagcgtcctgcgaaagaaaatccaaaattaaaattttcaaaaaattttcacttacaaaatttttcggcaaaatttataccccaaattttcgtagttttccggtcttttccgactcggacggtgcccgcgcgtgaggaccgtgcgcctgaccgcttttccgacaattttcgcgcggaaaacgcggaaaatcgtgcgccgatcacagcatagacatctgtaccgagctgatatagctaagtggaatttctcatacaaaattcatagatttgcttaaagaaactgcataaatcctgcgtcgttgtcccggttcttcgaattttcacgtgaaaatctctcagggcgttgctttccaccggccccagcgtcctgcgaaagaaaatccaaaattaaaattttcaaaaaattttcacttacaaaatttttcggcaaaatttataccccaaattttcgtagttttccggtcttttccgactcggacggtgcccgcgcgtgaggaccgtgcgcctgaccgcttttccgacaattttcgcgcggaaaacgcggaaaatcgtgcgccgatcacagcatagacatctgtaccgagctgatatagctaagtggaatttctcatacaaaattcatagatttgcttaaagaaactgcataaatcctgcgtcgttgtcccggttcttcgaattttcacgtgaaaatctctcagggcgttgctttccaccggccccagcgtcctgcgaaagaaaatccaaaattaaaattttcaaaaaattttcacttacaaaatttttcggcaaaatttataccccaaattttcgtagttttccggtcttttccgactcggacggtgcccgcgcgtgaggaccgtgcgcctgaccgcttttccgccaattttcgcgcggaaaacgcggaaaatcgtgcgccgatcacagcatagacatctgtaccgagctgatatagctaagtggaatttctcatacaaaattcatagatttgcttaaagaaactgcataaatcctgcgtcgttgtcccggttcttcgaattttcacgtgaaaatctctcagggcgttgctttccaccggccccagcgtcctgcgaaagaaaatccaaaattaaaattttcaaaaaattttcacttacaaaatttttcggcaaaatttataccccaaattttcgtagttttccggtcttttccgactcggacggtgcccgcgcgtgaggaccgtgcgcctgaccgcttttccgacaattttcgcgcggaaaacgcggaaaatcgtgcgccgatcacagcatagacatctgtaccgagctgatatagctaagtggaatttctcatacaaaattcatagatttgcttaaagaaactgcataaatcctgcgtcgttgtcccggttcttcgaattttcacgtgaaaatctctcagggcgttgctttccaccggccccagcgtcctgcgaaagaaaatccaaaattaaaattttcaaaaaattttcacttacaaaatttttcggcaaaatttataccccaaattttcgtagttttccggtcttttccgactcggacggtgcccgcgcgtgaggaccgtgcgcctgaccgcttttccgacaattttcgcgcggaaaacgcggaaaatcgtgcgccgatcacagcatagacatctgtaccgagctgatatagctaagtggaatttctcatacaaaattcatagatttgcttaaagaaactgcataaatcctgcgtcgttgtcccggttcttcgaattttcacgtgaaaatctctcagggcgttgctttccaccggccccagcgtcctgcgaaagaaaatccaaaattaaaattttcaaaaaattttcacttacaaaatttttcggcaaaatttataccccaaattttcgtagttttccggtcttttccgactcggacggtgcccgcgcgtgaggaccgtgcgcctgaccgcttttccgacaattttcgcgcggaaaacgcggaaaatcgtgcgccgatcacagcatagacatctgtaccgagctgatatagctaagtggaatttctcatacaaaattcatagatttgcttaaagaaactgcataaatcctgcgtcgttgtcccggttcttcgaattttcacgtgaaaatctctcagggcgttgctttccaccggccccagcgtcctgcgaaagaaaatccaaaattaaaattttcaaaaaattttcacttacaaaatttttcggcaaaatttataccccaaattttcgtagttttccggtcttttccgactcggacggtgcccgcgcgtgaggaccgtgcgcctgaccgcttttccgacaattttcgcgcggaaaacgcggaaaaaagGCCCCCCTACCACCCTATCTTAGTTACTGAGGTGGTAACCAGCAGTACCGACGTGAGAGCCGCGGAATTTGGGACTGGGAAATTCGAAATTCTGATTTTGCAGTCCTGTGTCTGGCAGTACAGAGGGCCCATTTTATTTACTCACGGCTCTCTACACTAAAACACCGACTTAGGAATCACTAAAAACTCACATTAAATCTGATTTTTATATCTCAGACGCCATGTCGGGCAACGCGCCAGgcgcaaaatcaaagaaaacCGTGCCCTTAGGAAGGAAAGTGCTTCTTCGCTCGGTTAGCGCCGAAGACCCTAAGCCTTCGGGCAGCGAAGCCCCCAAGCCTTCAGGTGGCGAAGCCCCCGCATCAAAGACCTCCAGCCAGTCGTCACCGACCCCGAGTGTGTCTAGTAGGGCGTCGTCTGGCGAGCCTACACAGGCCGCTCTTTCGACCCTTCCAGCTGCAGCGAACCGCCTTCTTCAGGAAGCGAAGGAACAAATGGAACAGTCGGGGAATCTAAAAACCTCCATCAAGGAGAAGGTTCTGGAGAACCTCGCAGGACTATATGAAATAGTTCTGCGGCTCAGTGAGTCCCGACAGACTCTGCAGTTGCAGCTGGAGCGGGCCCGCTCCCAGGCGACGTCTCAGGCATTGAGCCTAGAAAAACAGCAGACCGCACGACTGGAAGAGCTCGTGGAGGGCGTCAAAGCAGTGGACATAAGAGCCCCTATCGCGGAGGTGCTAAGCGAGGTAAAATCACTGCGTCAGATCGTGAACTTCGACGTACTGGATGCACTCTCCAAGACCAGTCAACAGCAGCCGCTCCCTCTGGCCATGGAAATTACCAAACGGCTCAATGAAGCCAGCAGCCAGCTAGCGGCTGTTGTCGAAGAGAGTAGGAGAAGTGTGACATACGCCGAGGTTGCAGCGGGCCCGAAGCCTAAGTCAATACCTAACCCAAATCACTCGATTATCGTATCCTCGAAGGACGAGAAAGACACGAGCGACGATGTACTCAAGAGAATCCGAggtgccgcagacgcgagagcTAGTGGAGTCAGGGTGGAAAGGATCCGCAAAGCCAGAAACCAAAAGGTAGTAATAAGCTGCGAATCCAAAGACTCACTAACCCGCTTGACCGACAAGCTGAAAGTGGATGACTGCCTACAGATTAACGAGGCTAAAAACAAGGACCCTCTTATCGTCATCAAGAACATGCTGTCGTACAACACCGACGACGAGGTGGTAGCCTCAATAAAAACCCAGAATGCAGATGCGCTCGTGGGCATTCCCGATAGCGAGTACCGGGTAGTCCCGAAATACCGCACGCCTGCCAGGAATCCCCACGAGTGTCACATGGTGATGCAAGTATCACCCAAAGTATGGCAGAGATTGACAAGTCAGGGAAGGGTGCACATAGACCTCCAGCGGTGCTTCGTCCTCGACCAGTCTCCTCTGGTCCAGTGCACGCGGTGCCTCGGCTTCGGCCACAGCCGCCGCCTGTGCAAGGAAGCAGAGGACAGGTGCAGTCACTGTGCTGGGCCGCACCTCCGTTCGACCTGCCCCTCGTGGACCGTCGGCGACGTGGCCTGTTGCAGAAACTGCCACATAGCGAAGCTGGAGAGGACGGAACACAGCGCATTCGATCTAGAGTGCCCCATCAGGAAAAAATGGGACACTATAGCTCGCTCTAGTGTCTCATACTGCTAAAGTGGTCAATGGGATAACGGTAATACAGGCGAACCTGCAAAGGAAGAAGCTAGCTACCCAGGAGCTGCTGAAAGGAGCCAGAGACAGTGGGGTTGACGTCTCCCTAATACAAGAACCCTATGTGGGGGCCGAGGGGATAGTGGGCCAGTATTCAGGAACTAGAGTTATTCAAAAAACAAAAGATCGAGGTAAGCCGGTAAAGGCAGCGATCTTGGTGCATAACCAGAACTGGGAAATCCACGAAGACCCATTCCTGACGACAGAAAACATCGCCTACGTTGCCATCAAGACCAAAGATCGTGTAGTTAACCTTATATCGGCCTACCTCGAAGAAGACCAACCCCTCGAACCTTACTTGGAGCACTTACGCAAGATAATCACCAAAAAAGGGTCAAGTAACATTATCTTTGGCGGAGACGTCAACGCCTGGAGCACCTGGTGGGGTAGCTCGGAAGAGAACCATAGGGGAGCAGAGCTGGCTTCTTTCTTAGACGAGCTTGACCTGCAAATATTGAACGACGGGAGCGAGCCCACATTCTTAACTGTcaggaacaacaaaatatatagcAGCAGGGTCGACATTACAACGTGCAGTGTCGACCTTCTGGGTAAAGTCGACGGTTGGACAGTGGATCAGGGCTTCACCAGCTCTGACCACAATacaattaaattcaatttacaatTAGAAAAACCAACTACACACAACAAAACTTTAACTACAAGACAATACTTTACCAATAAAGCGAAATGGACCATCTTTAAGAAAGAACTCGATAAACAATTAAAAGAGACAGACATAGATAAGACCAAAGTGAgacaaatattaaataaaaaggaCTTAGACGAATTAGTTGGTAAATACGTAGAAAATGTCATAAATGCATGCAATAGGTCCATCCCAAAACTAAAACCTAAAGACCATTTTAAGTTACCATGGTGGACTGCTAAACTTGAACTCCTGAAAAGAGAAGTAACTACAAAAAAAAGGAGAATCAGATGCGCTGCTCCCTCCCGTCGTGCACATGTTGTAAAAGATTACGtagaaacaaaacaaatatacGAAGAGGAAGCAAAGCACGCACAAACCACCAGCTGGAAGCAGTTCTGCACCAAACAGGATCGGGAGAGTCTGTGGGACGGAGTGTATagagttataagatctacacaAAGGAGAACGGACGACAAGCCCATAGTTAAAGACGGAGTCGCACTCAGTCCCGCAGACTCTGCCGAATACATAACATCGACCTTCTTCCCCGATGACAACGTCCTGGAAGACACCCCGAAACACACCGAAATCAGAGGGCGCACATCCATCCAAAACGACGGGGGCATAGACGATCCTTACTTTACCGAAACTGAACTACAGCACGCAGTAAATAGCTTCAAC
The DNA window shown above is from Maniola hyperantus chromosome 1, iAphHyp1.2, whole genome shotgun sequence and carries:
- the LOC117985054 gene encoding uncharacterized protein, whose protein sequence is MLSNGTFHPLAFEIRRNLALLRAKNKRVSLFWVRAHVGVAGNERADFLAREAVTKLKTRPAYDSCPISYIKRCIREDTVMKWSERYREGVTASVTKTFLPSVEKAHKILKKIKLTPLLVQIFSGHGGFSEYLHRFKCKDGPGCVCDETVDESILHLLIDCPQHSRIREDLHQQIRVELCRDSVPAILECDASRSLFLLFCSKIAGIAIKRNRTE